One genomic region from Alteromonas pelagimontana encodes:
- a CDS encoding pilin translates to MKQVQASNQKGFTLIELMIVVAIIGILAAIALPAYQNYTKKARFSEVMMATQNFKTAIEVCYQTESDITECTAGENGVPNNITAGNGKGLVDSVIWTETGTNPTLVSTAATSNGLSGEAYTLTATVEDNGQLTWAETCSDAALC, encoded by the coding sequence ATGAAACAAGTACAAGCTTCTAACCAAAAGGGCTTTACACTAATTGAACTGATGATCGTTGTTGCTATCATCGGTATTCTTGCTGCTATCGCACTGCCAGCTTATCAGAACTATACTAAGAAAGCGCGATTTTCAGAGGTGATGATGGCGACGCAAAACTTTAAGACTGCTATTGAAGTTTGTTATCAAACTGAAAGCGATATTACAGAATGTACTGCAGGCGAAAATGGCGTTCCTAATAATATCACTGCTGGTAACGGTAAAGGTTTAGTTGACTCTGTTATTTGGACAGAAACAGGAACCAACCCTACGCTTGTCTCCACTGCAGCAACTAGTAATGGCCTAAGCGGGGAAGCTTATACATTAACAGCAACTGTAGAAGATAATGGCCAGCTGACTTGGGCTGAAACTTGTTCAGACGCAGCTTTATGTTAA
- a CDS encoding type II secretion system F family protein, whose amino-acid sequence MAKAATTFTWQGKDKQGSNRKGEISATSLSEAKNLLRRQGISAQKVRKLATPLFGRGGKKITAADISVVSRQIATMLSAGVTLIQSLDMIAQGHGKPSMRKLLGEITNEVRAGTPLSTALRKHPDYFDDLYCDLVHTGEQSGALETIYDRIATYKEKAEALKSKIKKAMFYPIAVVVVAFIVTTILLVFVVPQFEEIFSSFGAELPAFTQFVLGISRFVQDYGIFIGMGIAGAIFLFFRTHKKSLKFRDKMDKLSLKIPVIGNILKKASIARFTRTLATTFAAGVPLIGALDSAAGASGNAVYRDAILYVKKEVAGGLQMNTAMRATNVFPDMVTQMVAIGEESGAVDEMLSKIATIYEAEVDDMVDGLTSLLEPMIMAVLGVVIGGLIIAMYLPIFQMGNVV is encoded by the coding sequence ATGGCGAAAGCAGCAACGACATTTACCTGGCAAGGTAAAGATAAGCAAGGCAGCAACCGTAAAGGTGAAATTTCTGCGACTTCGTTGTCTGAGGCGAAAAACCTGTTGCGTCGGCAGGGCATTTCCGCACAAAAGGTAAGAAAGCTAGCTACGCCTTTATTCGGGCGCGGCGGTAAAAAAATTACTGCCGCCGACATCTCCGTAGTCTCCCGTCAAATTGCCACTATGCTAAGCGCGGGGGTCACCCTGATTCAATCGTTGGATATGATAGCTCAGGGTCACGGCAAACCGTCGATGCGCAAATTATTGGGTGAGATTACCAACGAAGTCAGGGCCGGCACGCCGTTGTCTACAGCGCTGCGCAAACATCCGGACTATTTCGACGATCTGTATTGCGACTTGGTGCACACTGGCGAACAATCTGGTGCGCTCGAAACTATCTACGACCGTATCGCTACCTATAAAGAAAAAGCCGAAGCGCTGAAATCAAAAATCAAAAAGGCGATGTTCTACCCTATTGCGGTGGTGGTGGTGGCATTTATTGTTACCACCATACTCTTAGTATTTGTGGTACCTCAGTTTGAAGAAATATTCAGTAGCTTTGGTGCTGAACTGCCCGCCTTCACACAGTTTGTATTAGGAATTTCCCGGTTTGTGCAAGACTACGGAATTTTTATTGGTATGGGCATCGCTGGCGCTATTTTTCTGTTTTTCCGCACCCACAAGAAATCGCTTAAATTCAGAGACAAGATGGATAAGCTTTCGCTAAAAATTCCGGTAATTGGCAATATACTAAAAAAAGCCAGTATTGCGCGCTTTACCCGTACCCTTGCTACCACTTTTGCTGCGGGCGTACCCCTTATTGGCGCGCTGGATTCAGCCGCTGGCGCATCGGGAAACGCGGTTTATCGTGATGCCATTCTCTATGTAAAAAAGGAAGTCGCCGGCGGGCTACAGATGAATACTGCAATGCGGGCTACCAATGTGTTCCCTGACATGGTGACGCAGATGGTAGCAATTGGCGAGGAATCAGGCGCGGTAGATGAAATGCTAAGTAAAATAGCCACCATTTACGAAGCCGAAGTGGATGATATGGTTGACGGCCTCACCAGCTTACTGGAACCCATGATAATGGCGGTGCTGGGGGTAGTCATCGGCGGGTTGATTATAGCTATGTACTTACCCATCTTCCAGATGGGAAATGTGGTGTAA
- a CDS encoding prepilin peptidase yields the protein METFFQLSSHSPLFFLGTVFIVSLMVGSFLNVVIYRLPIMMEKSWQREYNAYFQPRNSEPGNHNARDFAVPAADSSNTDTAAFNLVKPDSTCPHCGHKIRPWENIPLLSYLFLRGKCANCGTGISLRYPLVELFTGLVCTFTAWHFGPSSQALWAVLFVYILVALLFIDLDKMLLPDQLTLPLLWLGLLLSTQHVFVGPVDAIIGAAAGYLSLWSVYWLFKLATGKEGMGYGDFKLLAALGAFTGWQGLPVIILLSSFVGAIAGLAIMLVQQKGRSLAIPFGPYLAVAGFLTLLYKHDIIAAYLNWAFG from the coding sequence ATGGAAACATTCTTCCAACTTAGTTCACACAGCCCCCTGTTTTTCCTCGGGACCGTATTCATTGTTAGTTTGATGGTAGGCAGCTTTTTAAATGTCGTGATATATCGGCTGCCTATTATGATGGAGAAAAGCTGGCAACGAGAATACAACGCATATTTTCAACCGAGAAATTCCGAGCCAGGCAATCATAATGCCCGTGACTTTGCGGTTCCAGCGGCAGATTCGTCTAATACCGATACCGCTGCGTTTAACCTGGTCAAGCCAGACAGCACCTGCCCCCACTGTGGACACAAAATTCGGCCGTGGGAAAATATTCCCCTGCTAAGTTACCTGTTTTTGCGCGGCAAGTGCGCAAACTGCGGCACCGGCATTTCCTTACGTTATCCGCTGGTCGAGCTATTTACCGGGCTAGTATGTACCTTTACCGCCTGGCATTTCGGCCCCTCAAGCCAGGCGCTGTGGGCTGTACTTTTTGTTTATATTCTAGTGGCTTTGCTGTTTATCGACTTAGATAAAATGCTGTTACCTGACCAGCTCACGCTACCATTGCTGTGGCTGGGGTTATTACTTTCTACTCAACACGTATTTGTTGGGCCGGTGGATGCAATTATTGGTGCAGCGGCGGGCTATCTGAGTTTATGGTCGGTGTACTGGCTGTTTAAATTGGCAACCGGTAAGGAAGGCATGGGTTACGGCGATTTTAAGCTGCTCGCCGCCCTTGGCGCATTTACCGGCTGGCAGGGTTTACCGGTAATTATTCTGTTGTCTTCATTTGTCGGTGCCATCGCTGGACTTGCGATCATGCTAGTGCAGCAAAAAGGGCGTTCGTTAGCGATACCCTTTGGCCCTTATCTGGCCGTTGCCGGTTTCCTTACTTTACTTTATAAACACGATATCATTGCGGCATATTTAAACTGGGCGTTTGGTTAA
- the coaE gene encoding dephospho-CoA kinase (Dephospho-CoA kinase (CoaE) performs the final step in coenzyme A biosynthesis.) has translation MSTISPSHKFVVGLTGGIGSGKTAVSDGFLALGVDVIDADIVARQVVEPGSSALKSIAANFGSEILLSDGALNRAALRQTVFSNEKHKKWLNALLHPVIREKMLADIATTTSAYCILAVPLLLENKLNTITNRVLVVDCPADLQLQRALARDGSDETTIKNIMASQISRNARLAAADDIIDNSGDFSALPAQIAALHQQYLELCHGANPTS, from the coding sequence ATGTCGACTATTTCACCTTCTCATAAATTTGTTGTTGGCTTAACCGGTGGTATTGGCAGCGGCAAGACAGCGGTCAGCGACGGCTTTTTAGCGCTTGGCGTTGATGTTATTGATGCTGATATTGTCGCCCGTCAAGTTGTTGAGCCTGGCTCTTCTGCTCTTAAAAGTATTGCGGCAAATTTTGGCAGCGAAATTTTACTTTCTGATGGCGCACTTAACCGTGCGGCTTTGCGACAAACAGTATTTAGCAATGAGAAACATAAAAAATGGCTTAACGCATTGCTTCATCCGGTTATCAGGGAAAAGATGCTTGCTGACATTGCGACTACTACCAGCGCCTACTGCATTCTCGCGGTTCCCTTACTGCTGGAAAATAAACTCAACACCATTACCAATCGGGTGCTGGTGGTAGATTGCCCTGCAGATCTTCAGTTACAGCGAGCGTTAGCAAGAGACGGCAGTGATGAAACCACAATAAAAAATATCATGGCGTCACAAATAAGCAGGAATGCCCGACTTGCAGCGGCTGATGACATAATTGACAATAGCGGCGATTTTTCTGCCTTACCGGCCCAAATTGCAGCGCTTCATCAACAATATCTGGAGCTCTGTCACGGTGCTAATCCCACTTCATAG
- the zapD gene encoding cell division protein ZapD: MSEAVFEFPLKEKVRNYLRIEQLLVQLKTGACVQTAPLHMYFFDQLFTLLDLLDRLDLRTDILKDLDTHERSLVYWSQHPNINSAALEQALQNILRLRTKLKNGKKFGSDLKDDKFLGSIRQRFAIPGGACSFDLPNLHFWLHQPLAERQKAIDNWLASLAVLEEAISISLAFLRERGTFQKQTAQNGFYQGVAEDKNELIRVRCQIDTGQYPNLSGNKYRYAIRFMWFDTQQPQNGSVDTDVTFSLAAC; this comes from the coding sequence ATGTCTGAGGCCGTTTTCGAGTTTCCATTAAAAGAAAAGGTGAGAAACTACCTGCGTATTGAACAACTGCTTGTTCAACTGAAAACCGGTGCCTGTGTTCAAACTGCTCCGCTGCACATGTATTTCTTTGACCAGTTGTTTACTTTATTAGATCTGCTTGACCGCTTGGATCTGCGCACCGATATTTTAAAAGATCTGGATACCCATGAACGCAGTCTGGTGTATTGGTCGCAACACCCTAATATTAACAGTGCTGCGTTAGAGCAGGCGTTGCAAAATATTCTGCGCTTGCGAACAAAATTGAAAAATGGCAAAAAATTTGGCAGCGACCTCAAAGACGATAAGTTTTTAGGTAGCATCCGCCAGCGCTTTGCGATCCCTGGTGGCGCTTGTAGCTTCGATTTACCTAATTTACATTTCTGGTTACATCAACCGCTTGCTGAACGACAGAAAGCAATTGATAACTGGTTAGCCTCGCTGGCGGTGCTTGAAGAGGCCATTTCGATAAGCCTGGCATTTTTGCGAGAGCGCGGCACCTTTCAGAAGCAGACGGCGCAAAACGGGTTCTACCAAGGCGTTGCCGAAGATAAAAACGAACTTATCCGTGTCCGGTGCCAGATAGACACGGGACAGTACCCGAATCTCAGTGGTAATAAATACCGTTATGCAATCCGCTTTATGTGGTTTGATACCCAACAGCCGCAGAATGGATCTGTTGATACTGATGTAACATTTTCGCTGGCAGCTTGCTAA
- the yacG gene encoding DNA gyrase inhibitor YacG produces MKVKCPICSKDVVWSADSPFRPFCSKQCQLIDLGEWASEERSIPSKSPTPESQADVPDIEEIEAMLSQQPDEFFKH; encoded by the coding sequence ATGAAAGTCAAATGTCCAATCTGTAGTAAGGACGTCGTCTGGTCTGCAGATAGTCCTTTTCGCCCTTTCTGCTCTAAGCAGTGTCAGTTAATCGATTTAGGTGAATGGGCGAGCGAAGAAAGAAGCATTCCCAGCAAAAGCCCGACGCCGGAGAGTCAGGCTGATGTTCCTGATATCGAAGAAATTGAAGCTATGCTGAGCCAGCAACCGGATGAGTTCTTCAAGCATTAA
- a CDS encoding aspartoacylase: MINSVAIVGGTHGNETSGIQLVRNWMQNGIPSAFSSLNIRCFFANHAAMQANVRFLDEDLNRQFLPERLNSDSDAKEAILAKKINQELGPKGESNTDLVIDIHNTTSHMGATLIILATDDFHIQMARYVKQHMPEANILVEDEKPVPEHPYLCTIGRRGVMVEVGAQPQGVLREDVYQLTQTLTETLLAFCQAYNDGKTQNLPECEAFRLGVNIDFPMNEDGERKAMIHHQLQDADFVPLLPGQPIFRCFDGTDITWQGEDVTYPHFINEAAYHKLHVAFATASLVTL; the protein is encoded by the coding sequence ATGATTAACTCAGTTGCGATAGTGGGTGGCACCCACGGAAACGAAACCAGCGGCATTCAGTTGGTAAGAAATTGGATGCAAAACGGCATCCCGTCAGCATTTTCTTCACTTAATATTCGCTGTTTTTTTGCTAACCATGCGGCGATGCAAGCCAATGTTCGATTTTTAGATGAAGATTTAAACCGCCAGTTTTTGCCAGAGCGCTTGAACAGCGATAGTGACGCAAAAGAAGCAATTCTCGCTAAGAAAATAAATCAGGAGCTTGGTCCAAAGGGAGAATCCAATACCGACTTGGTGATTGATATTCACAATACCACCAGCCATATGGGCGCAACGCTAATTATTCTGGCTACCGACGACTTTCATATTCAAATGGCGCGGTACGTAAAGCAACATATGCCGGAAGCGAACATTTTAGTGGAAGACGAAAAACCTGTGCCCGAGCATCCCTACTTATGTACCATTGGCCGCCGCGGCGTGATGGTAGAAGTGGGTGCCCAGCCTCAGGGCGTGCTGCGTGAAGATGTGTACCAACTTACTCAGACACTAACAGAAACCCTGCTTGCTTTTTGTCAGGCTTATAATGACGGCAAAACACAAAATCTGCCGGAGTGTGAAGCGTTTCGTTTAGGGGTAAATATTGATTTTCCCATGAACGAAGACGGTGAGCGTAAAGCAATGATCCACCATCAGCTTCAGGATGCTGACTTTGTGCCTTTGCTGCCTGGCCAGCCAATTTTCCGCTGTTTTGATGGAACGGATATTACCTGGCAGGGAGAAGATGTTACCTATCCGCATTTTATTAATGAAGCGGCTTATCACAAGTTGCATGTAGCCTTTGCTACTGCGTCGTTAGTTACGCTTTAA
- the mutT gene encoding 8-oxo-dGTP diphosphatase MutT, giving the protein MKVVNVAVGIILKASPTSGDNVFVCRRPTNVHQGGKWEFPGGKIEGGETTEQALARELYEEIGIEVNSSMPLMVIEHDYGDKKVRLDIHTVTDFSGEPYGKEGQQGKWDSIATLNPQDYPAANIAIIERLQHSC; this is encoded by the coding sequence GTGAAAGTGGTGAATGTTGCGGTGGGGATTATATTAAAAGCGTCCCCGACCAGCGGCGACAATGTGTTTGTTTGCCGCCGGCCAACCAATGTGCATCAAGGGGGGAAATGGGAATTTCCAGGGGGAAAGATTGAAGGTGGAGAAACCACTGAACAAGCCCTCGCCAGAGAACTCTATGAAGAAATAGGAATAGAGGTTAACAGCAGCATGCCGCTAATGGTTATTGAACATGACTATGGTGATAAAAAGGTCAGGTTGGATATTCACACCGTTACCGACTTTAGCGGTGAACCTTATGGAAAAGAAGGACAGCAGGGAAAGTGGGATAGCATCGCCACGCTGAACCCTCAGGATTATCCCGCCGCAAACATAGCCATCATTGAACGGCTACAGCACAGCTGCTAA
- the secA gene encoding preprotein translocase subunit SecA, whose translation MFSSIVRKVFGSRNDRLLKKLQKSVDAINALEKDYEALSDEQLKGKTAELKAKLAEGATLDDILVEAFATVREASKRVYGMRHFDVQLLGGQVLHQGKIAEMRTGEGKTLTSTLPSYLNALSGKGVHVITVNDYLAKRDAEWSRELFEYLGMTVGCNVPGISPEQKRKAYNSDITYGTNNEFGFDYLRDNMAFSPQDRVQRELNFAVVDEVDSILIDEARTPLIISGAAEDSSELYRRINSVIPELVQQEKEDEEGAHGDGDYTVDEKSRQIHLTEHGQIHVEEVLHKEGILPEGESLFAAGNISLLHHINAALRAHKLFSKDVDYIVKDDQIVIVDEHTGRTMEGRRWSEGLHQAVEAKEGVKIQNENQTLASITFQNYFRLYTTLSGMTGTADTEAFEFNHIYGLETVVIPTNRPMQRKDMADLIYMTAAEKYEAIVEDIKACVKRGQPVLVGTVSIENSELLSNVLKKSKVPHKVLNAKFHAQEADIIAQAGKSGSVTIATNMAGRGTDIVLGGNWQAGVADVESLTPDQVAKLKAQWKENHDKVIEAGGLHIIGTERHESRRIDNQLRGRAGRQGDPGSSRFYLSLDDALMRIFASEKMASMMKRLGMEHGEAIEHPWVTRAIENAQRKVEGRNFDMRKQLLEYDDVANDQRKVIYEQRNELLDEGDISETIEVIRADVVSSVVDEYIPPQSLEEMWDIPGLEQRLKGDFAVDLPVQSWLDEDDKLYEEKLRERIAEEVEKAYKKKEEIVGAEVLRQFEKAVMLQNLDSHWKEHLAAMDHLRQGIHLRGYAQKNPKQEYKRESFELFSQMLEALKVEVITVLSRVQVRAESDVEKVEEQRRQADELPKQFEHEQSPATQSAKPEASSSSAQTAMREGPKVGRNDPCPCGSGKKYKQCHGKLS comes from the coding sequence ATGTTTTCAAGCATCGTGAGAAAAGTTTTCGGTAGCCGAAATGACCGACTATTAAAAAAATTACAAAAATCCGTAGATGCCATCAATGCGCTGGAAAAGGATTACGAAGCGCTCAGCGACGAACAACTTAAAGGTAAAACTGCAGAGTTGAAAGCTAAGTTGGCAGAAGGCGCAACTCTTGATGATATTTTAGTTGAAGCGTTCGCTACTGTGCGTGAAGCCAGTAAACGTGTATACGGCATGCGTCACTTCGATGTGCAGTTGCTCGGTGGGCAAGTTCTGCATCAGGGTAAAATTGCCGAAATGCGTACCGGTGAAGGTAAAACTCTTACCTCTACTTTGCCGTCCTATCTGAACGCGTTATCAGGGAAGGGTGTGCATGTCATTACCGTCAATGATTATTTGGCGAAGCGGGACGCGGAATGGAGCCGGGAGCTTTTTGAATATCTTGGAATGACAGTAGGCTGTAATGTGCCGGGTATATCACCGGAGCAAAAACGTAAGGCTTATAATTCAGATATTACCTACGGCACCAATAACGAATTCGGTTTTGATTATCTGCGCGATAATATGGCGTTTAGTCCTCAGGATCGAGTGCAACGGGAACTCAATTTTGCGGTAGTCGATGAAGTCGATTCCATTCTGATTGACGAAGCACGGACACCACTTATTATTTCTGGTGCGGCGGAAGACAGTTCAGAATTGTACCGTCGGATCAATTCGGTTATTCCTGAGTTAGTTCAGCAGGAAAAAGAAGATGAAGAAGGCGCGCATGGCGACGGAGACTATACCGTTGATGAAAAATCCCGCCAGATTCATTTGACCGAACATGGTCAGATTCACGTTGAAGAAGTGTTGCACAAAGAAGGCATATTGCCCGAAGGCGAATCCTTGTTCGCAGCCGGCAATATCTCATTGTTACATCACATCAATGCAGCCCTGCGAGCGCACAAACTGTTTTCTAAAGATGTCGACTACATCGTAAAAGACGATCAAATTGTCATCGTTGACGAACACACGGGCCGCACGATGGAAGGTCGTCGCTGGTCAGAAGGTCTGCACCAAGCAGTTGAAGCCAAAGAAGGTGTAAAAATACAAAATGAAAACCAAACCTTAGCATCAATTACCTTCCAGAATTATTTCCGCTTATACACCACTTTATCGGGTATGACGGGTACTGCTGATACAGAAGCGTTCGAATTTAATCATATTTACGGTTTAGAAACGGTCGTCATTCCTACCAATCGTCCTATGCAACGTAAGGACATGGCAGATTTAATTTATATGACCGCTGCGGAAAAATACGAAGCTATTGTTGAAGATATTAAAGCTTGCGTTAAGCGTGGTCAGCCAGTGCTTGTGGGGACGGTTTCTATCGAAAACTCCGAACTGCTTTCAAACGTCCTGAAGAAATCCAAAGTTCCTCATAAAGTGTTGAATGCTAAGTTTCATGCTCAGGAAGCAGATATCATTGCCCAAGCTGGTAAAAGCGGGTCTGTGACTATTGCCACTAATATGGCGGGTCGGGGAACCGATATTGTATTAGGTGGTAATTGGCAGGCTGGTGTGGCAGATGTGGAAAGTCTCACGCCTGATCAGGTCGCGAAACTGAAAGCGCAGTGGAAAGAAAACCACGATAAAGTGATTGAAGCTGGCGGTTTGCATATTATCGGTACAGAACGCCACGAATCCCGTCGCATTGACAACCAGCTACGAGGCCGTGCCGGACGCCAGGGCGATCCAGGTTCCAGCCGGTTCTATTTGTCTCTTGATGATGCCCTTATGCGCATTTTTGCATCCGAAAAAATGGCGAGCATGATGAAGCGTCTCGGAATGGAGCATGGTGAAGCCATCGAGCATCCTTGGGTAACGCGTGCTATCGAAAACGCACAACGCAAGGTTGAAGGCCGTAACTTCGATATGCGTAAGCAGTTGCTTGAATATGACGACGTGGCGAATGATCAGCGTAAGGTAATTTATGAGCAGCGCAACGAATTACTGGATGAAGGCGATATTAGCGAAACTATTGAGGTGATCCGTGCTGACGTGGTTTCCAGTGTGGTTGATGAATACATACCGCCTCAGTCGCTGGAAGAAATGTGGGATATTCCAGGCCTTGAACAACGTCTGAAAGGCGACTTCGCAGTAGATTTGCCAGTGCAATCCTGGCTGGACGAAGATGACAAGCTGTACGAAGAAAAGTTGCGTGAGCGCATTGCTGAAGAAGTAGAAAAAGCCTACAAGAAGAAGGAAGAAATCGTGGGCGCGGAGGTACTCCGTCAGTTCGAAAAAGCTGTCATGTTGCAGAATCTGGACAGTCACTGGAAAGAACATTTAGCGGCTATGGATCATCTTCGCCAAGGGATACATCTACGAGGTTATGCACAAAAGAATCCGAAACAGGAATATAAGCGCGAGTCTTTCGAGCTGTTCTCGCAAATGCTGGAAGCGCTGAAAGTGGAAGTGATTACCGTTTTAAGTCGTGTGCAGGTTCGCGCTGAGTCAGATGTTGAAAAAGTAGAAGAGCAACGTCGGCAGGCAGATGAATTGCCTAAGCAGTTCGAGCACGAGCAGTCTCCGGCGACGCAGTCGGCGAAGCCCGAAGCCTCCAGCTCAAGCGCCCAAACCGCTATGCGTGAAGGGCCTAAAGTGGGCCGCAACGATCCTTGTCCATGCGGCTCGGGTAAGAAATATAAACAGTGCCACGGTAAATTATCGTAG
- a CDS encoding M23 family metallopeptidase — MKLTITLVGKHRRYRRSISVRTLVSLTVLSSLFMLVSSRSTESVSENLARVKLAQQATSKEQAELDALKLQTQAQLQVLAVHLATLQAQVSQLDEQGNFIAEELGMKAADLEVFKPDISPKDPIDDPLMQQIAVMQQSLDSKTQQLNMLESLVRGHHIQLQSQLSGRPVGSGWLSSYYGMRADPFTDKPAMHQGVDFAGASGDDVVATAAGIVTWAGTRHGYGELVEIEHGNGLITRYGHNRTLNVSIGDIVTKGQVIAEMGNTGRSTGAHVHYEVIRGGQQIDPLPFVYPK; from the coding sequence ATGAAACTAACGATTACTTTAGTCGGTAAACATCGACGCTACCGCCGCAGTATCAGCGTGAGAACGCTGGTCAGCCTGACGGTGCTGTCTTCTTTGTTTATGTTAGTTTCCAGTCGCTCTACTGAATCAGTCTCTGAAAACCTGGCTCGCGTTAAACTTGCGCAACAAGCTACGAGTAAAGAGCAGGCTGAGCTGGATGCGTTAAAGCTTCAAACGCAAGCGCAGTTACAAGTATTAGCAGTACATTTGGCTACTTTGCAGGCGCAAGTAAGTCAACTTGACGAACAAGGCAATTTTATTGCTGAAGAATTAGGGATGAAAGCCGCTGACCTGGAGGTTTTCAAACCAGACATATCGCCTAAAGATCCCATTGATGATCCCCTGATGCAGCAAATTGCTGTCATGCAACAGTCGCTGGATAGCAAAACCCAGCAGCTAAACATGCTTGAAAGTTTAGTCAGAGGTCACCATATCCAACTTCAGAGCCAATTATCTGGCAGACCCGTTGGATCAGGATGGTTGTCTTCTTATTACGGTATGAGAGCAGATCCGTTTACAGACAAGCCAGCAATGCATCAAGGTGTAGACTTTGCTGGGGCGTCAGGTGATGATGTTGTGGCTACCGCCGCAGGTATCGTTACCTGGGCAGGTACACGACACGGTTACGGCGAACTGGTTGAGATTGAACATGGAAATGGCTTGATTACCCGTTACGGGCATAATCGGACGTTGAATGTCTCCATCGGTGATATCGTAACTAAAGGTCAGGTAATTGCTGAAATGGGCAATACCGGCCGCTCCACGGGTGCTCATGTTCATTACGAAGTAATAAGAGGCGGGCAGCAAATCGATCCTCTGCCTTTTGTCTACCCAAAGTAG
- the lpxC gene encoding UDP-3-O-acyl-N-acetylglucosamine deacetylase gives MIRQRTIKHPVQETGIGLHKGEKVTMTLRPAPANTGIVFRRVDLDPFVDIPARANAVGNTMLCTCINNEDGVSINTVEHLASALAGLGIDNIIVEVDSNELPIMDGSASPFIFLLQSAGIEELNAPKRFIRIKKPVRVEDGDKWAELVPHDGFRVDFRIDFDHPVISQTRQHMVMDFDSCSYVNEVSRARTFGFMRDLEYMNANNLALGGSMENAVALDEFRILNPEGLRYEDEFLKHKILDAVGDLYLGGHSIIGELRAYKTGHGLNNKLLNAVLAQQECWEFITYESKDDAPIRYAEPILA, from the coding sequence ATGATTAGACAACGTACTATCAAGCACCCGGTGCAAGAAACCGGTATAGGTTTGCACAAAGGGGAAAAGGTCACGATGACTCTCCGGCCTGCGCCTGCGAACACTGGTATAGTGTTTCGGCGTGTTGACCTTGACCCGTTTGTGGATATTCCTGCGCGTGCAAATGCCGTGGGTAACACCATGCTATGTACCTGTATAAATAATGAAGACGGTGTAAGTATTAATACCGTAGAGCATTTGGCGTCTGCATTAGCCGGGCTGGGTATCGACAACATTATTGTAGAAGTTGACAGCAATGAGCTGCCTATTATGGATGGTAGCGCCAGCCCATTTATTTTCTTGCTGCAGTCGGCCGGTATTGAAGAGCTGAATGCTCCTAAGCGTTTTATCCGTATCAAGAAGCCGGTGCGTGTTGAAGATGGTGATAAGTGGGCTGAGCTGGTTCCTCATGACGGCTTCCGCGTCGATTTTCGTATCGATTTTGATCATCCTGTTATTAGCCAGACCCGTCAGCACATGGTGATGGATTTTGACAGCTGTTCATATGTCAATGAAGTCAGCCGCGCGCGGACCTTTGGCTTTATGCGCGACCTTGAATATATGAACGCAAACAATCTTGCGCTTGGCGGCAGTATGGAAAACGCTGTTGCGCTGGATGAGTTCCGGATACTTAATCCTGAAGGTTTACGCTATGAGGATGAGTTTTTAAAGCACAAGATTCTTGATGCAGTGGGCGACCTGTATTTGGGCGGCCACAGCATTATTGGTGAGTTGCGAGCTTATAAAACGGGTCACGGGCTAAACAACAAATTGTTAAATGCAGTATTGGCACAACAGGAATGTTGGGAATTCATTACTTATGAATCTAAAGATGATGCACCGATTCGCTACGCAGAGCCTATTCTAGCATAA